In the Deinococcus reticulitermitis genome, one interval contains:
- the argF gene encoding ornithine carbamoyltransferase, producing the protein MAGRDFLSNLDMTPQELRAVMDTAHSMKRGEWRGVRPLSGLSLALVFEKASLRTRTTFDVGMYQLGGHAITLSSQEVGLGTRERVSDVARNLERWVDGVMGRVYLQGTLQELADHAGVPIINGLSDMLHPAQLLADYQTIEEEFGSDLRGKRVVYIGDGNNLANSHIHMSVLTGTDVTIVTPVGYEPNGAVALDAVRRGASVTLTNDLAAVEGADVLYTDVWISMGMEAEADIRRRAFRGYQVTPQMLETIAPDGIFLHCLPAHYGEETVPEATEHPKSRVFDEAENRLHAQKALLYHVMGLMKPRW; encoded by the coding sequence ATGGCGGGGCGCGACTTTCTGAGCAACCTCGACATGACGCCGCAGGAACTCCGGGCGGTGATGGACACCGCGCACTCGATGAAGCGCGGCGAGTGGCGCGGGGTCAGGCCGCTCTCCGGGCTCTCGCTCGCGCTGGTGTTCGAGAAGGCGAGCCTGCGCACCCGCACCACCTTCGACGTGGGGATGTACCAGCTCGGCGGGCACGCGATCACCCTCAGCAGTCAGGAGGTGGGCCTGGGCACCCGCGAGCGCGTCAGTGACGTGGCGCGCAACCTCGAGCGCTGGGTGGACGGCGTGATGGGCCGCGTCTACCTGCAAGGCACCCTGCAGGAACTCGCCGACCACGCCGGGGTCCCGATCATCAACGGGCTGTCCGACATGCTGCACCCGGCGCAACTTCTCGCCGATTACCAGACCATCGAAGAGGAGTTCGGTTCCGACCTGCGCGGCAAGCGCGTCGTGTACATCGGTGACGGCAACAACCTCGCCAACAGTCACATCCACATGAGCGTGCTGACCGGCACCGACGTGACCATCGTGACCCCGGTGGGCTACGAGCCCAACGGCGCCGTCGCCCTCGACGCCGTGCGGCGCGGCGCGAGCGTGACGCTCACCAACGACCTCGCCGCTGTGGAGGGCGCCGACGTGCTGTACACCGACGTGTGGATCTCTATGGGCATGGAGGCCGAGGCCGACATCCGCCGCCGCGCCTTCCGGGGCTACCAGGTCACGCCGCAGATGCTGGAGACCATTGCCCCCGACGGTATCTTCCTGCATTGCCTGCCCGCCCACTACGGCGAGGAGACCGTTCCGGAGGCGACCGAGCACCCCAAAAGCCGCGTCTTTGATGAAGCCGAAAACCGCCTGCACGCGCAAAAGGCCCTGCTGTATCACGTGATGGGCCTGATGAAGCCGAGGTGGTAG
- a CDS encoding AbrB/MazE/SpoVT family DNA-binding domain-containing protein, whose protein sequence is MTSSVKVGKAFRIVLPAEFRELHGLSEGETLSAQLRDGELVLTPLKVRQQAIQAKYAGKLDGAIDALIAERRAEAARE, encoded by the coding sequence ATGACGAGCTCAGTCAAGGTTGGAAAGGCGTTCCGGATCGTCCTGCCGGCAGAGTTTCGTGAGCTGCACGGCCTGAGCGAAGGGGAGACCCTGAGTGCCCAGCTCCGGGACGGCGAGCTGGTGCTGACTCCTTTGAAGGTGCGGCAGCAGGCCATTCAGGCAAAATATGCGGGCAAGCTCGATGGGGCGATTGACGCTCTGATCGCTGAACGTCGAGCCGAGGCGGCGCGTGAGTGA
- a CDS encoding asparaginase, with amino-acid sequence MPAPARLALIHTGGTIASRPSPDGRGLTPQSPPELPGLGDVTVTEHQPFNLPSPHVTPAHMLTLARLIGSLAGEADGLVVTHGTDTLEETAFFLHLTLPPELPVVLTGSMRHAEEASWDGPGNLLDAAHVALCPETAGRGPLVVFGGDIFDARTVTKVHTSAVDAFGGYPGPIGRIDRVALGGREEARVRYFARPELRPRYRPAALEARVEILYAYAGWQGEGFSEAAERADGLVIAALGTGNLPPELLPLIAGTGKPVVLATRTHAGPILPVYGYPGGGATLVEAGAIPASFLNAHKARLLLLTLLSLGAERDEVRRVFSEGVF; translated from the coding sequence ATGCCCGCCCCCGCCCGCCTCGCCCTGATCCACACCGGCGGCACCATCGCCAGCCGCCCCAGCCCCGACGGACGCGGCCTGACGCCGCAGTCGCCGCCCGAGCTGCCGGGGCTGGGAGACGTGACGGTCACCGAGCACCAGCCCTTCAATCTCCCGAGCCCGCACGTCACGCCCGCGCACATGCTCACCCTCGCGCGGTTGATCGGCTCGCTCGCGGGGGAGGCCGACGGCCTGGTGGTCACCCACGGCACCGACACGCTGGAGGAGACGGCGTTTTTCCTACATCTGACCTTGCCCCCGGAACTTCCGGTGGTCCTCACCGGCTCGATGCGCCACGCCGAGGAAGCGTCGTGGGACGGTCCCGGCAACCTGCTCGACGCCGCGCACGTCGCGCTGTGCCCGGAGACGGCGGGGCGCGGGCCGCTCGTGGTCTTCGGCGGGGACATCTTCGACGCGCGCACCGTGACCAAGGTCCACACGAGCGCGGTGGACGCCTTCGGCGGCTACCCCGGCCCCATCGGACGCATCGACCGCGTGGCGCTGGGCGGGCGGGAGGAAGCCCGCGTGCGCTACTTCGCCCGGCCCGAGCTGCGGCCCCGCTACCGGCCCGCCGCGTTGGAGGCGCGGGTGGAGATTCTTTACGCCTACGCCGGCTGGCAGGGCGAGGGCTTTTCAGAGGCTGCCGAGCGCGCCGACGGCCTGGTGATCGCCGCCCTCGGCACCGGCAACCTCCCGCCCGAGCTGCTGCCCCTGATCGCGGGGACGGGCAAACCCGTGGTGCTCGCCACCCGCACCCACGCCGGGCCGATTCTGCCGGTCTATGGCTACCCCGGGGGCGGTGCGACGCTGGTGGAGGCGGGCGCGATTCCCGCGAGTTTTCTCAACGCGCATAAGGCGCGGCTGCTGCTGCTGACGCTGCTGAGCCTGGGCGCCGAGCGGGACGAGGTGCGGCGGGTCTTTTCGGAAGGCGTGTTCTGA
- a CDS encoding GNAT family N-acetyltransferase — protein MNVNVRAATVGDALEVATLLHDFNTEFDAPVPDLPTLTRRFSEMLARTDVLVLLAEGGATAVGFAYLTFRPSPYSDGPLAQMEELYVRPELRSEGIGTRLLERAVALTQERQGKEMHINVDEVDADTRRFYERHGFVNIEPGEDYRMLCYLRAL, from the coding sequence GTGAACGTCAACGTCCGTGCCGCTACCGTGGGGGACGCGCTAGAGGTCGCCACTTTGCTTCACGACTTCAATACCGAGTTTGATGCGCCCGTTCCCGATCTGCCGACGCTTACCCGCCGCTTTTCTGAGATGCTCGCCCGCACAGATGTGCTGGTCTTGCTGGCCGAGGGCGGGGCGACGGCGGTTGGTTTTGCTTATCTGACTTTCCGGCCTAGCCCCTACTCAGACGGCCCACTCGCGCAGATGGAAGAACTCTATGTTCGTCCTGAGCTGCGGAGCGAGGGCATAGGGACACGCCTGCTGGAGAGGGCCGTCGCGCTGACCCAGGAACGGCAGGGCAAGGAGATGCACATCAACGTGGACGAGGTTGACGCGGATACCCGGCGCTTTTACGAGCGGCACGGCTTCGTCAACATCGAACCCGGTGAGGACTACCGGATGCTCTGTTACCTACGGGCACTCTAA
- the pheS gene encoding phenylalanine--tRNA ligase subunit alpha gives MQDTALQDIRSAETLEALQAVKTKYVGKSGLVTKELGSLGKLPPEERKARGAEINAVRAAIQAALDERESVLKRAALDARLQSEAIDVTLPGLPLPTGGLHPINRVYDDLIAIYRRLGYHVVEGPEVEDEHHNFEALNVPWYHPARDLQDTFWLEDGRLLRTHTSPMQVRYMVEHEPPFKIVVRGKVYRYEATDATHESMFHQLEGLVVGERVSMSDLKGTIAEMARGLYGPSARVRFQPSYYPFVEPGADFAVYWDNPRGESKWLELGGSGMVHPNVFKAVDDLREAAGKPRVYEGLTGFAFGLGPERIAMLKYGIPDIRYFYANDPRVIGQFRGELG, from the coding sequence ATGCAAGACACCGCCCTACAAGACATCCGGAGCGCCGAAACCTTAGAAGCGCTGCAAGCCGTCAAGACGAAGTATGTCGGCAAGAGCGGCCTTGTCACGAAGGAACTCGGCTCGCTCGGCAAACTGCCGCCCGAGGAGCGCAAGGCGCGCGGCGCCGAGATCAACGCGGTGCGCGCGGCGATTCAGGCGGCCCTCGACGAGCGCGAGAGCGTCCTCAAACGCGCCGCCCTCGACGCTAGGCTGCAAAGTGAAGCCATCGACGTGACCCTGCCGGGGCTGCCGCTGCCCACCGGCGGGCTGCATCCCATCAACCGCGTGTACGACGACCTGATCGCCATTTACCGGCGCCTCGGGTATCACGTCGTCGAGGGGCCGGAGGTTGAGGACGAGCACCACAACTTCGAGGCCCTGAACGTGCCGTGGTATCACCCCGCGCGTGACCTGCAAGACACCTTCTGGCTCGAAGACGGGCGGCTGCTGCGGACCCACACCTCCCCCATGCAGGTGCGCTACATGGTGGAGCACGAGCCGCCTTTCAAGATCGTGGTGCGCGGCAAGGTCTACCGCTACGAGGCCACCGACGCCACCCACGAGAGCATGTTTCATCAGCTCGAAGGGCTGGTGGTGGGCGAGCGCGTCTCGATGAGCGACCTCAAAGGCACGATTGCCGAGATGGCGCGCGGGCTGTACGGCCCCAGCGCCCGGGTCCGCTTTCAGCCGAGCTACTACCCCTTCGTCGAGCCGGGCGCCGACTTCGCCGTGTACTGGGACAACCCGCGCGGCGAGAGCAAATGGCTTGAACTCGGCGGCAGCGGCATGGTGCATCCCAACGTGTTCAAGGCCGTGGACGACCTGCGCGAAGCGGCGGGCAAACCGCGCGTCTACGAGGGCCTGACCGGCTTCGCTTTCGGCCTCGGCCCCGAGCGGATCGCGATGCTGAAATACGGCATTCCCGATATCCGCTACTTCTACGCCAACGACCCGAGGGTGATCGGGCAGTTCCGGGGGGAGCTGGGGTGA
- a CDS encoding aspartate/glutamate racemase family protein, giving the protein MSRPPLLGVLGGMSWTSTSEYYRLLNSEYAARQGGLHSAPLLLHSVDFAPVAAMQQAGEWEAAGAVLAEAARGLERAGAGAILLATNTMHKVAGQIEGAGGLPLLHIVDGTGEAIRAAGLSRVGLLATAFTMEQDFYTGRLRDRFGIETLVPDAVGRADVHRIIYDELCRDVVREDSRERYREVMRDLVARGAQGIIYGCTEITLLVGQNDSPVPVFDTTRLHTRAAVDWLLRDHP; this is encoded by the coding sequence ATGAGCCGTCCACCTCTTCTCGGCGTGCTTGGCGGCATGTCCTGGACGAGCACGAGTGAGTATTACCGCCTGTTGAACAGCGAGTATGCGGCCCGCCAGGGCGGCCTGCACTCCGCGCCTCTGCTGCTGCATTCGGTGGATTTTGCGCCGGTGGCGGCCATGCAGCAGGCCGGGGAGTGGGAGGCGGCGGGCGCCGTCCTGGCCGAAGCGGCGCGCGGGCTGGAACGCGCCGGGGCGGGGGCCATCCTGCTCGCCACCAACACCATGCACAAGGTGGCCGGGCAGATCGAGGGGGCCGGGGGCCTTCCGCTGCTGCACATCGTGGACGGCACGGGCGAGGCGATTCGCGCCGCCGGGCTGAGCCGCGTGGGGCTGCTGGCGACGGCCTTCACGATGGAGCAGGACTTCTACACGGGCCGGCTACGCGACAGATTCGGCATCGAAACCCTCGTGCCGGACGCAGTGGGCCGGGCCGACGTCCACCGCATCATCTACGACGAGCTGTGCCGCGACGTGGTGCGGGAGGACTCGCGCGAACGTTACCGGGAAGTGATGCGTGACCTCGTGGCGCGCGGGGCGCAGGGCATCATCTACGGCTGCACCGAAATCACGCTGCTCGTGGGGCAGAACGACTCGCCCGTGCCGGTCTTCGACACGACGCGCCTGCACACGCGGGCCGCTGTGGACTGGCTGCTGAGGGACCACCCATGA
- a CDS encoding phenylalanine--tRNA ligase subunit beta: MKLPYSWLQELVPQLPPVGDLEPVLAHLGLPLEGVEEVPAPGPGVILAAVKSARPIEGTQLTLLTLDTGASGEKTVASGAPNAVGLPAGTGVALVTPGTRLGEVEYGVRSMQGVESWGMCASAKELGIGESGAGILIFPAGTAAPGTPLSELWPADHVLDVEVTPNRADVLSALGLARDLAAYLDLELRAPPVPPIPTQPGEISVSLPDRGRVLERDPARKIRFGSDHFAARAVSGVHNGPAPLWMQRRLALAGMRSIDLIVDTSNYVMLELGQPTALYDRRDVAERRIVVAFGLREGELVKDLLGNTHQVGTEDLLILDGGAGDIPSVAEAFQTMGQPKAGTNVLGIAGIVGGDHGRVRADTRDVVIESAHFDPVLLRRTSTRLGLKTDAVYRYERGVDPLLAPKGAARVAELLRAHGGGTPEAGQTLVGEPELPGEILATGEQIRTLLGMDIGTGRMRELLARLGAKVEGEGDELRVTPPSWRVDMNIWPDLAEEVARLHGYAELPETLPTLRDHPSNLGASAPSERRAELRRTLAGLGFQEVVTYTFTSDEEAGRARAETPGVRLRNPLTADRTGMRTALYPSLLGAAKAHGGSERTLLFEIGRVFPASGEAERLGLLMRGDLVPRTHQAGVAGGLSAFKGLVQAFAGALGAQFDLAQLRGEEVPAALHPGVAGAVVWNGERVGWLGALHPEVAQEFGLKGDTFLLEVALPLPGRAWSFRDPSRAPAAWRDLAVIAPQEVSYGEVAALLRREAGDLLESAEPFDVYTGEQLGAGQRSVAVRLIFRGARTLTDAEVDPIMERLMAAVRAQGWAIREK; encoded by the coding sequence ATGAAACTTCCCTACTCCTGGCTCCAAGAACTCGTCCCTCAGCTTCCGCCCGTGGGCGACCTCGAACCCGTCCTCGCGCACCTCGGCCTGCCGCTGGAGGGGGTGGAAGAGGTGCCGGCCCCGGGGCCGGGCGTGATCCTGGCGGCGGTGAAGTCGGCCCGGCCCATCGAAGGCACGCAGCTCACCCTGCTCACGCTCGACACGGGCGCGAGCGGTGAGAAGACCGTCGCCAGCGGCGCCCCGAACGCGGTGGGCCTCCCCGCCGGAACGGGGGTGGCGCTCGTGACGCCCGGCACGCGACTTGGAGAAGTCGAGTACGGCGTGCGCTCCATGCAGGGCGTCGAGAGCTGGGGCATGTGCGCGAGCGCCAAGGAACTCGGCATTGGCGAGAGCGGCGCGGGCATTCTGATCTTCCCGGCGGGGACGGCGGCGCCCGGCACGCCCCTGAGCGAGCTGTGGCCGGCGGATCACGTCCTCGACGTGGAGGTGACCCCCAACCGCGCCGACGTGCTCAGCGCCCTCGGACTCGCGCGGGACCTCGCGGCGTATCTGGACCTCGAATTGCGCGCGCCGCCCGTGCCACCGATTCCCACGCAACCGGGAGAGATCAGCGTGTCGCTCCCCGACCGGGGCCGGGTGCTGGAGCGCGACCCCGCGCGCAAGATCCGGTTCGGGTCCGACCACTTCGCCGCCCGCGCGGTGAGCGGCGTGCACAACGGCCCCGCCCCGCTGTGGATGCAGCGCCGGCTCGCCCTGGCGGGGATGCGCTCCATCGACCTGATCGTGGACACGAGCAACTACGTGATGCTCGAACTCGGGCAGCCGACGGCCCTCTACGACCGGCGCGACGTGGCGGAGAGGCGCATCGTGGTGGCCTTCGGGCTGCGCGAAGGGGAGCTGGTGAAGGACCTGCTCGGGAATACCCATCAAGTCGGCACCGAGGACCTCTTGATCCTCGACGGCGGCGCAGGCGACATCCCGAGCGTCGCGGAAGCTTTTCAGACGATGGGCCAGCCCAAAGCGGGCACGAATGTGCTCGGCATCGCGGGGATCGTGGGCGGCGACCACGGACGCGTCCGGGCCGACACCCGCGACGTGGTGATCGAGTCGGCGCACTTCGACCCGGTGCTGCTGCGCCGGACCTCGACCCGGCTGGGGCTGAAGACCGACGCCGTCTACCGCTACGAGCGCGGCGTGGACCCCCTCCTGGCACCCAAGGGCGCCGCTCGGGTGGCCGAACTCCTGCGCGCGCACGGCGGCGGCACCCCGGAAGCCGGGCAGACGCTGGTGGGCGAGCCCGAGCTGCCCGGCGAGATTCTGGCGACCGGCGAACAGATCCGGACCCTGCTCGGCATGGACATCGGCACCGGGCGAATGCGCGAGCTGCTCGCGCGCCTCGGCGCGAAGGTGGAAGGCGAGGGTGACGAGCTGCGGGTCACCCCTCCTTCCTGGCGAGTAGATATGAACATCTGGCCCGACCTCGCGGAGGAGGTGGCGCGGCTGCACGGCTACGCCGAACTCCCCGAGACACTGCCCACCCTGCGCGACCATCCGAGCAACCTCGGCGCCTCGGCCCCGAGCGAGCGCCGAGCCGAGCTGCGCCGGACGCTCGCGGGCCTCGGCTTTCAGGAGGTGGTGACCTACACCTTCACGAGCGACGAGGAGGCCGGCAGGGCGCGCGCCGAGACGCCGGGCGTGCGGCTGCGTAACCCGCTGACGGCGGACCGCACGGGAATGCGCACAGCGCTGTACCCTTCGCTGCTCGGCGCGGCCAAAGCGCACGGCGGCTCCGAGCGCACGCTGCTCTTCGAGATCGGGCGGGTCTTTCCGGCGAGCGGGGAAGCCGAGCGCCTCGGCCTGCTGATGCGCGGCGACCTCGTGCCCCGGACCCATCAGGCGGGGGTGGCGGGGGGCCTGAGCGCCTTCAAGGGACTCGTGCAGGCGTTCGCGGGAGCGCTCGGCGCCCAGTTTGACCTCGCGCAGCTCCGGGGCGAGGAGGTGCCTGCCGCACTCCATCCCGGCGTCGCGGGCGCCGTGGTCTGGAACGGCGAGCGCGTCGGCTGGCTCGGAGCGCTGCACCCCGAAGTCGCCCAGGAATTCGGTCTGAAGGGCGACACCTTCCTGCTGGAAGTTGCGCTGCCGCTGCCCGGGCGCGCGTGGAGCTTCCGTGACCCGAGCCGTGCTCCCGCCGCGTGGCGTGACCTCGCGGTGATCGCGCCGCAGGAGGTCAGTTACGGTGAGGTGGCCGCGCTGCTGCGCCGGGAAGCGGGTGACCTGCTCGAAAGCGCCGAACCCTTCGACGTGTACACCGGCGAGCAGCTCGGCGCGGGGCAGCGGAGTGTGGCGGTGCGCCTCATCTTCCGGGGGGCACGGACGCTTACCGACGCCGAGGTGGACCCCATCATGGAGCGCTTGATGGCGGCGGTGCGGGCGCAGGGGTGGGCGATCCGGGAGAAGTGA
- a CDS encoding type II toxin-antitoxin system VapC family toxin: protein MSDPARPGYVLDASALIAYLNRERGGERVAPHLRGAFLSTVNLSEVMVRVVELGHQAQDVPEDVADLQVEIVSFSPEHARLAAELRPATRALGLSLGDRACLALGLERGATVLTADRAWGELGAPHNIEVIR, encoded by the coding sequence GTGAGTGACCCGGCAAGACCGGGCTACGTGCTGGACGCCAGCGCCCTAATCGCCTACCTGAACCGTGAACGCGGCGGTGAGAGAGTGGCGCCGCACTTGCGAGGCGCCTTTCTGAGCACCGTCAATCTTTCGGAAGTCATGGTTCGCGTCGTTGAACTGGGTCATCAGGCTCAGGACGTGCCGGAAGACGTGGCTGACTTACAGGTAGAGATCGTTTCCTTCTCCCCTGAGCACGCCCGCCTGGCCGCCGAACTGCGCCCCGCGACCCGCGCCCTGGGCCTGAGCCTCGGCGACCGCGCCTGCCTCGCGCTGGGCCTGGAACGCGGAGCGACGGTCCTGACCGCAGACCGGGCCTGGGGCGAGCTGGGAGCGCCCCACAACATCGAGGTGATCCGGTGA
- a CDS encoding NUDIX hydrolase: MTPRLRAVGLLLNPERQVLLMLRRKNGTSYATLPGGGIEPGETPAQACAREVLEEVNLSVKVGEEVLVLDNLNNREHYLLCEVLGGEMRLGDGPEGIRQSEANWYEPQWVSLDRLEEVNLVPEQVRELVRRLASEGP, from the coding sequence ATGACCCCCCGCCTGCGCGCCGTCGGCCTCCTCCTGAACCCCGAGCGTCAAGTCCTCCTCATGCTCCGGCGTAAGAACGGCACCTCCTACGCCACCCTCCCCGGCGGCGGCATCGAGCCCGGCGAGACGCCCGCACAGGCCTGCGCCCGCGAGGTTTTAGAAGAGGTCAATCTGAGTGTGAAGGTGGGCGAGGAAGTGCTCGTCCTCGACAACCTGAACAACCGCGAGCATTACTTGCTGTGCGAAGTTCTGGGCGGAGAAATGCGGCTCGGGGACGGTCCTGAAGGCATCCGCCAGAGCGAAGCGAACTGGTATGAGCCGCAGTGGGTCAGCTTAGATCGGTTGGAGGAGGTCAATCTCGTTCCGGAGCAGGTGCGAGAACTCGTCCGCCGGCTGGCATCGGAAGGGCCGTAA
- the hemC gene encoding hydroxymethylbilane synthase, with protein MRMVTVGTRGSTLALAQTRDVVARLKEAWPETEFRIQTITTKGDRDRRSLEKLAQQGDKGFWVKEIEDALLQKKIDIAVHSLKDLPTEQPEGLEVSSIPRRVDGRDALIGREGMKKLAELPQGARIGTSSVRRKAFLLAYRPDLVVRDLRGNIDTRLAALGSGEYDAIILAAAGLIRTEQRHRIDEFVEGDILLPAPGQGALALETRADDDLNIEVAYAIHDHTTDDRITAEREFLAGLGAGCMAPVGAHAVIKGGLLTLEGWVGALDGSQVIRGTTQGDPAECADLGAELAADMLGQGAQALIDAARE; from the coding sequence ATGCGGATGGTGACCGTTGGAACGCGGGGCAGCACACTCGCGCTCGCGCAGACGCGCGATGTGGTGGCGCGGCTCAAAGAGGCGTGGCCCGAGACCGAATTCCGGATTCAGACCATCACGACGAAGGGCGACCGTGACCGTAGGAGCCTGGAAAAGCTGGCGCAGCAGGGCGACAAGGGCTTCTGGGTCAAGGAGATCGAGGACGCGCTGCTCCAGAAGAAGATCGACATCGCCGTGCATTCGCTCAAGGACCTGCCCACCGAGCAGCCGGAGGGCCTGGAGGTGTCCAGCATTCCCCGGCGCGTCGATGGCCGCGACGCCCTGATCGGGCGCGAGGGCATGAAAAAGCTCGCCGAGTTGCCCCAGGGCGCCCGCATCGGCACGAGCAGCGTGCGGCGCAAGGCCTTTTTGCTCGCCTACCGCCCGGACCTGGTGGTGAGGGACCTGCGCGGCAACATCGACACCCGGCTCGCGGCGCTGGGCAGCGGCGAGTACGACGCGATCATCCTCGCCGCCGCCGGACTGATTCGCACCGAGCAGCGCCACCGCATCGACGAGTTCGTGGAGGGCGACATCCTGCTCCCGGCTCCCGGCCAGGGCGCCCTCGCGCTGGAGACGCGCGCCGACGACGACCTCAACATCGAGGTGGCCTACGCGATCCACGACCACACCACCGACGACCGCATCACCGCCGAGCGCGAATTCCTCGCGGGCCTCGGGGCGGGGTGCATGGCGCCGGTGGGCGCGCACGCCGTGATCAAGGGCGGGCTGCTCACTCTCGAAGGCTGGGTGGGGGCGCTCGACGGCTCGCAGGTGATTCGGGGCACCACCCAGGGCGACCCCGCCGAATGCGCCGACCTGGGCGCCGAACTCGCCGCCGACATGCTGGGGCAGGGCGCGCAGGCTTTGATCGACGCGGCGCGCGAGTAA
- a CDS encoding S9 family peptidase has product MTISDSVTPGAAAARPGPDSLLPLAFPSDPQVSPDGRQVVFVLAQVEEEDPRQPDADFAKPRYRSHLWLSDGGPARQLTHAAHGKGDSSPRWSPDGQTLAFVRSVGEVKGGLMLLPLGGGEARQVTHFKQGVSDLRWSPDGRYLAFQTGGDAEDKRDERGEARILTRPVYRFNGADWLPETPPALWLYDTGTGELREWSAPETAISDYAWWPDSRGVLLVRSLDDWKASQWEQEAFELTLSGEVRQLTRWNSAIHAVIPHPDARRFALIGRPEGQGNTELAHLYLLSPDGEYERLDPGHDHPVGNLVAGDCHVGAFPGRPVWLDGETLLFSSTVRGSCGLFRAKVGAGVEAVDHDPAGVISAFSANAHGTALLRESPTQFPEVELNGQRVTDLHARFPFPVQAPQRVTFQNELGEGEGWVLLPEGEERVPALLNIHGGPHTDYGHGFVHEFQLFAARGYGVCYSNPRGSVGYGQAWVDAIHGRWGSVDMEDLLNFFDRCLETVPRLNPDKTAVMGGSYGGYMTNWITAHTERFQAAITDRSICNLLSFGGTSDIGLRFWDDELGLNFARRADALKLWELSPLAHVENVKTPTLIVHSVLDHRCPVEQAEQWYAALHTHRVPVRFVRFPGENHELSRSGRPDRRLVRLSEYLGWLEKYLGE; this is encoded by the coding sequence ATGACGATTTCAGACTCCGTGACCCCAGGCGCGGCTGCCGCGCGTCCCGGCCCCGATTCCCTGCTCCCCCTAGCCTTTCCCTCTGACCCGCAGGTGTCTCCCGACGGGCGGCAGGTGGTGTTCGTGCTCGCGCAGGTGGAGGAAGAAGACCCGCGCCAGCCCGACGCCGACTTCGCCAAACCCCGTTACCGCTCTCACCTGTGGCTTTCGGACGGTGGCCCGGCGCGGCAGCTCACTCACGCTGCCCACGGCAAGGGCGACTCCTCGCCGCGCTGGTCCCCCGACGGGCAGACCCTCGCGTTCGTCCGCAGCGTCGGCGAGGTCAAGGGCGGGCTGATGCTGCTGCCCCTCGGCGGGGGTGAGGCGCGGCAGGTCACGCACTTCAAACAGGGCGTCTCGGACCTGCGCTGGAGCCCCGACGGGCGCTACCTCGCCTTCCAGACGGGCGGAGACGCCGAAGACAAGCGCGACGAACGCGGCGAGGCGCGCATCCTGACCCGCCCGGTCTACCGCTTCAACGGCGCCGACTGGCTCCCCGAGACGCCCCCCGCGCTGTGGCTCTACGACACGGGCACGGGGGAACTGCGCGAGTGGTCCGCCCCCGAGACCGCCATCTCCGACTACGCCTGGTGGCCCGACTCGCGCGGCGTGCTGCTCGTCCGCAGCCTCGACGACTGGAAGGCGAGCCAGTGGGAGCAGGAAGCCTTCGAGCTGACGCTCTCGGGCGAAGTCAGGCAGCTCACCCGCTGGAACTCGGCGATCCACGCGGTGATTCCGCACCCCGACGCGCGGCGCTTCGCGCTCATAGGCCGCCCTGAGGGCCAGGGCAATACCGAACTCGCCCACCTCTATCTGCTGTCGCCGGACGGCGAATACGAGCGGCTCGACCCCGGCCACGACCACCCGGTGGGCAACCTCGTCGCGGGGGACTGCCACGTGGGCGCCTTCCCGGGCCGCCCCGTGTGGCTCGATGGAGAAACGCTGCTGTTTTCCAGCACGGTGCGCGGCAGTTGCGGCCTTTTCCGGGCGAAGGTGGGCGCGGGCGTCGAGGCTGTAGATCACGACCCCGCCGGGGTGATCTCGGCCTTTTCCGCCAACGCCCACGGCACGGCGCTGCTGCGCGAGTCGCCCACCCAGTTCCCCGAAGTCGAGCTCAACGGCCAGCGGGTCACCGACCTGCACGCCCGCTTCCCCTTCCCGGTGCAGGCGCCGCAGCGCGTCACCTTCCAGAACGAACTCGGCGAGGGCGAGGGCTGGGTGCTGCTCCCGGAGGGCGAGGAGCGAGTGCCGGCGCTGCTGAACATCCACGGCGGGCCGCACACCGACTACGGCCACGGCTTCGTCCACGAGTTCCAGCTGTTCGCGGCGCGCGGCTACGGCGTGTGCTACTCCAACCCGCGCGGCTCGGTGGGCTACGGGCAGGCGTGGGTGGACGCCATCCACGGGCGCTGGGGCAGCGTGGACATGGAAGACCTGCTGAACTTCTTCGACCGCTGCCTGGAGACCGTGCCGCGCCTGAACCCGGACAAGACCGCCGTGATGGGTGGCAGCTACGGCGGTTACATGACCAACTGGATCACCGCGCACACCGAGCGGTTCCAGGCGGCGATCACCGACCGCTCGATCTGCAATCTGCTGTCCTTCGGCGGCACCTCCGATATCGGACTGCGCTTCTGGGACGACGAACTCGGGCTCAATTTCGCCCGGCGTGCCGACGCGCTGAAGCTCTGGGAACTGTCGCCGCTCGCGCACGTCGAGAACGTCAAGACGCCCACCCTGATCGTGCACTCGGTCCTCGACCACCGCTGCCCGGTCGAGCAGGCCGAGCAGTGGTACGCCGCATTGCATACCCACCGGGTCCCGGTGCGCTTTGTGCGCTTCCCCGGCGAGAACCATGAACTCTCGCGTTCGGGCCGCCCCGACCGCCGGCTCGTGCGCCTCAGCGAATACCTCGGCTGGCTGGAGAAGTACCTGGGTGAGTGA